The genomic stretch AGGTGGGCAGCACCGCCGGCACCGGCAATGATCACTTCCAGGCCACGCCCTTCCGCCTCGACCGCATACTGGGCCATCCACTCGGGCGTGCGGTGCGCGGAGACGATCCGGCACTCGTGGGCCACCCCGAACTCGGTCAACGTCTCGTCGGCATGGGCCATGGTGTCCCAGTCCGACTTGCTGCCCATGATCACGCCCACCAGTGGCTGTTCACTCATATCTGTATCCGTTCGTGGAAAAAACCAGAGATTCTAGCACCTCGCGGCGAACAAGCAGAGTGCCCTTAATCGCACGCAAATACGCGAACGTTCTCAAGAAACCCGGGCAGGTCATCCTGGTGCGGCGAATGCCCCGCCAGGGCGTGAACACGCAGAAGGGAATCCGGCGTGTGGCGGTGGACGTAGCGGGCGACGTCCAGCCCGTAGAAACTGCGGGCACCAAAGACAAGCAGCGTGGGCACGTCCACCCGCTCCACTTCGGGGCGGTAGTCGCGCCGGGAGAAATGCTCCCAGCAGCGAATCCACGGCTCCGGGTCGAGGGCGTCCAGACGCTGCCGGCGCGTCTCGCGGAACATCGCCTCCAGCCGCGCCGCGCCACTGCCCGGCTCCACCTGGCGCCCGCGGGTGATGAACGCCATGGTGGTGCCGACGAAATCCGCGCGCAGCGCGTCGATGAAGGCCTGATTGTCGGCCTCGCTGAAAGCGCCGAACAGCCCCAGCGACCAGTCCGCATCGGTGAGCAGCCGCGGCGACTGGTCGACCAGGCACAATCGGCCGATGCCGTCGCAGCCGAACTGGCGCACGTACTCCCAGCAGGTCAGGGCACCCATGGAGTGACCCAGCACCAGCGGTGCCTGCAGGTCGAAGGCCTGGATCAGCGCCCGCAGGTCGGCCGCAAGCACGTCGATCCCGGCGACACCCGGGTCGAAATAGGGCCGCGCCTCCCAGATGTAACAGGTGCGATCCTGTGCCAGGCGCTGGACGACCGGGTACCAGTCGGTGTAGGCGCCAAGCCAGCCGGGGATGATCACCAGTGGCGGCCCGCTGCCCAGCACGTGCACCGGCAGACGCAGACCGTCATGGCTCTGAAAACTGTGCTCGCGCATCGCTGCCGCTGCTGCTGAACCGGGCCGCCGATTATGGGCAGCGAGACGGGCGGGGGCAAGAGAGCGTGACGCAGTTCACACCGTCACCCACCCGCCTGGATGGTAGACTGCGAATATCTCAGCGGTGTGTTCAACGGAGGCACCATGGATATTGCCAGCGCATTCCACTCGGCGACGGCCGGCCTGCAGCGGGCCGATCAGGAAATGCAGCGCAACGCGGAAACGGTGGCTCGCGTGACCGCCGGTGTCGACGAGAACGAGGACCTCAACACCGCGCTCGTGGAATCCACCCAGAACGAGACCCTGGCGCGCGCATCGGTGAACACCGTGCAAAGCGTCGATGAGGCGGAACAGACCCTCGGCCGCATTCTGGACACCGAAGCCTGACGCCCTGCTGCCGGCGTCACGCGGCGCCGGCCACTTCCTCCGCAAAGGTGCCGAGCTGCTCGTCCTCACGACGGCAGCTCATGCCGATGTTGTTCAGTTTCGGCTCGGAGATACCCCGCAGGATCCGCCGCGTCGGACGATCCTCGTAACCCGCCCGATACCAGTCCACACAGGCGCCCACCATGTCCGTGAGGCGCGCCCAGTCGCCCTGGTAGTCCGGGTCGGCGTGGTGCGCAACCACCGTCACCAGGGGATCCGGCAGATCCCAGCTCGCCAGCAACCGACTGCCCGACTGGTAGTGATCGAACCCGAGCTCACGCTGCTCGCGCTCGGCGAGACGGGTGTCGTCGCGGTCGTCGGCGGTGAGGGCGCGCTGCATGGCGTCGGGGAAGACGTGAGCGTTTGCGAGGACACCGATGTTGTGGAGCAGGCCGGCGAGATACCCGGCCGCCGTCTCGGTCTCGAGCGGCACATAGTTGCCCAGCTTGCTGGCGCAGAGCGCGACGTTCATGCTCGCCCGCCAGAAACGGCCCTGATTGAGGGCGGGGCAGGAGCAGGACTGGAACTGCGCGCTCAACAGCGTGGTGGTCGCCAGCACCCGCACCCGGTTGAGCCCAAGCCGCACGGCGGCGTCATCAACGCTGTAGATGGGCTGGTAGCCGGTGAAGAATGCGGCGTTGGCGGCAGAGACCACGCGGCCGCTGGTGCCGGGATCCATGGCAAGGGCGGCGGCGACATCGGGCAGCGGTGCGTCCTTGTCGTTGACGACCTTGAGGATGTCCTGCACGAAGCGGGGCAACGTGGGAAGTTCCTCGATCCTCTCCAGATCCTGCTGTGCCATTGTCACCTGCCAGGGACGTTACAGACGGTCCAGCCGTTCGATACGGCCCGATTCGTCATAGTAAAGGCGAAACCGGCCATGCACGCCGTCGTGGTTCACAAAAGCGCGAAGCCGATTCGCCGGGAACTGAACCCAGACGCCGTCGTCGCTGCAGACGACCACCTGGCTGCTGTAGCCGCCGTAGTAGGCCAGCATGTCGTCGCGCGAGACATTGAGCGTGAAATCGACCGTTGCCACGCCGGTATCTTACACGTTCCCGGCGGGCTGGAAAGACCGGTCAGGCGTGTTCGCGGACGTAGGCACCCGGTGCGTCCTCGATCACCGGCAGCGCCCCCGCCCCGGGCTGCCGTGCAGCGACCTTCGCCGACGCCTGCCCGGCAAGCCACTGCTCCCACTCCGGCCACCAGGAGCCGGGGGCCCATTCGGCGCTGTCCAGCCATTCGGCGGCAGTACCGGGGGTGTTGTCACCCACCCAGTACCCGTACTTCTCCCGCGACGGCGGGTTGATGATACCGGCGATATGGCCCGAGCCACCCAGGATGAACCGCGGCCGCCCACCGATCAGGTGCACTCCCTGATAGCAGGTCTTCCAGGGCGCAATGTGGTCTTCCCGGGCGGAGACGAAGCAGCTGGGTATATCGACCTTTCCCAGGTCGATGGGAACGCCATCCAGCTCGATGCCGCCCGGCTCCCGCAGGCGGTTCTCCTGGTACATGTTGCGCAGGTAGAAGGTGTGCATCCGCGCCGGCATGTTGGTGCAGTCCTGGTTCCAGTAGAGCAGGTCGAACGGGAACGGGTCGTCGCCCTTGAGGTAGTTGTTGATGAAGAACGACCAGATCAGGTCGTTGGCGCGCAGCGTCGCCATGGTGGTCGCCATGGCCCGTCCTTCGAGAAACCCCTGGCTGCCCATGCGGCGCTCCAGGTTCCGGAGCTGCTCCTCGTCGATGAAGATCTCCAGCTCGCCCGGCTCGGAGAAATCGAGCATGGCGGTGAAGAAGGTGATGCTCTTGATGCGCGCGTCGTTGTTCGCCGCCATGTACGCCAGGGTCGCCCCCATGAGCGTGCCGCCCAGGCAGTAGCCGACGCAGTTGACGTCCGTCTCGCCGGTGGCCTGCTCGATGGCGTCCAGCGCCGCCAGCGGCCCTTCCACCATGTAGTCGGCGAAGGTCTTGTCGGCGTAGTCGCTGGTGGGGTTCTTCCAGGAGATCACGAACACGGTATGCCCCTGATCCACCATGTACTTGATCATGGAATTCCGCGGCTGGAGATCCAGGATGTAGTACTTGTTGATCCATGGCGGCACGAACAACAGCGGCCGCTTGTAGACCGTGTCGGTGGTGGGCGTGTACTGAATGAGCTGGATCAGATCGTTCTGGAACACCACCTTGCCGGGCGTGATGGCCAGATTGTGGCCCACCTCGAACGCCTCGGTGTCGGTCATGCTGACGCGCAGCCTGCCCTCGCCCGCGGCCAGATCGTCCAGCAGATTGCGTAGCCCGCGCAGGAGATTCTGTCCGCCCGTCTCGACGGTCTTCTCCAGCACCTCCGGATTCGTTGCGACGAAATTGGTGGGCGACAGGGCATCCACGAACTGCCGGGTGTGGAAGTCCACCTTGCGCGCCGTCTGCTCGTCCAGACCCTCCACGTTGCGCACGGTGGAGTGCACGTAGTCCGCCGCCAGCAGGTAGGACTGCTTGATGAAATCGAAGATGGGGCTGTCTTCCCAGGCATCGTGGCTGAAGCGTTTGTCACCCCGCTCCGGGTCGATGACCGACTCGCGGTTCTGCCCGAGGAACCGCATGGTGGTGTTGTTCACGAGCTGCGCGTAGTCCTGCCAGAAGGCGATCTGGGACTGGGCGAGCTGCATCGGATTGGAGACCATCCGCGAGGCGAGCTGCTGGAACAGCCCCGACATGTGCAGGGCGTCGTCCAGATCAATGTGATGGGCCGACTGCTCGCGGGTCACGAACTCGTTGACAAGCTCCTGGCTGCGGGTCGTGATATCCACCAGGGTGCGGGAGAGTTCCCGGGGGTCCATCGCTGGCGCGGGTTCGGGCTGTTTCTCGACCATGAACGTCGACCTCGAAGGCTGCCGGATATGCCGGCCGATGGGTCGCCGCCGCCAGGGGGGCACGCACCCCGGGGCGGCGAAACCGGCGCTTGCGCGCACTTCAAGGTATCTTACGGCACAGCAGCAAGGCACTCAACTGGAATCGCACCGAGGCAGCGCACGCAGGACACTGATTTGACAGCCTTTTCCAACACCCCAACGGATAAACAGGAACAGTGTTACGTCACGCAGGAGGCTGCGCCGGGCGCGGGGAAGACGGCAGCCGCCCTGGCCCGCCGCTGGAGCCTGCCGCTGGCGACCGCCGAGACCCCGCCAGGGTTGCGGCTGACGACGGGCGCCAACGGCGTCAGCCTGACGGACAGCCGCCCAGGCAGCCCCGGTCTTATCCGCGTCGATTTCCTGGAGCCCCGCTTCCTGCGGCGCCTGCAGCAGGCGGGGGCCGCCCGGGAGCCCCTGGTGCGCGCCGTGGGTGCCCGCCGCGGCGACCGCCCCCGGGTACTGGACGCGACCGCAGGCCTGGGCCAGGACGCCGCGATCCTCGCCATGGTCGGCTGCCCCGTGACGCTGGTGGAGCGCTCCCCGGTGCTTGGCGCCCTGCTGGAGGACGGACTGGCCCGTGCACGGCTCGATCCGCGCACCCAGGCCATGGCCAGCAGGATGACGCTGATCAGCGCCGACAGCGGCGACTACCTGGCCCGGCTGGAGGCGACCGACAGACCCGACGTGGTCTATCTGGATCCCATGTACCCGCACCGGCGCACCGGCGGCAAGTCCGGCAAGGCGATGCAGCACCTGCAGGCGCTGCTGGGCCCGCCGGACGACGCCGGCCCGCTGCTCGCACCCGCCCTGGCCGCAGCAGCACGACGGGTGGTCGTGAAACGCCAGCGCCGCGCACCCGCTCTTGGCGGCACGGCGCCCGACTTCAGCGTGGGCGGCAGCAGCACCCGCTTCGACGTCTATCACCGTACGTAGCGACACCGCACCGCGCCCCGGACAGGGGCGCACCGCTCGGGTACCATGGCCTGCAACCGGACGACGCCGCGCTTTCACATTCGAAAAGAGCCGAACCACCGCGAGGCAGCAATGCACGATCTCACTCCCCGGCAGGAACGCATCATGGAACGGGTCAGAAAGGATGGCTTCGTCGCCATCGACGGCCTTGCCGAGGAGTACGAGGTCACGCCCCAGACCATCCGCCGGGATATCAATCAGCTCTGCGCCGCCGGCCTTCTGCGCCGCCACCACGGTGGTGCCGGCCTGCCATCGAGCGTTGAGAACGTCGCCTACCGGGCCCGCAAGGTCATGCAGCTCGACGCGAAACAGGGCATTGCGCGCACACTGGCCGCGCAGGTCCCGGACCAGGCATCGCTGTTCATCACCCTGGGCACCACCAACGAGGAGATCGCCAAGGCGCTGCTACACCACGACGGCCTGCGCATCATCACCAACAACCTGAATGTCGCCACCATTCTCACCAACAACCCCACCTTCGAGATCATCCTCGCCGGCGGTGTGGTACGGCCGGGCGATCGCGGCATTACCGGTG from Aquisalimonas asiatica encodes the following:
- a CDS encoding alpha/beta fold hydrolase, which encodes MREHSFQSHDGLRLPVHVLGSGPPLVIIPGWLGAYTDWYPVVQRLAQDRTCYIWEARPYFDPGVAGIDVLAADLRALIQAFDLQAPLVLGHSMGALTCWEYVRQFGCDGIGRLCLVDQSPRLLTDADWSLGLFGAFSEADNQAFIDALRADFVGTTMAFITRGRQVEPGSGAARLEAMFRETRRQRLDALDPEPWIRCWEHFSRRDYRPEVERVDVPTLLVFGARSFYGLDVARYVHRHTPDSLLRVHALAGHSPHQDDLPGFLENVRVFACD
- a CDS encoding PHA/PHB synthase family protein, which gives rise to MVEKQPEPAPAMDPRELSRTLVDITTRSQELVNEFVTREQSAHHIDLDDALHMSGLFQQLASRMVSNPMQLAQSQIAFWQDYAQLVNNTTMRFLGQNRESVIDPERGDKRFSHDAWEDSPIFDFIKQSYLLAADYVHSTVRNVEGLDEQTARKVDFHTRQFVDALSPTNFVATNPEVLEKTVETGGQNLLRGLRNLLDDLAAGEGRLRVSMTDTEAFEVGHNLAITPGKVVFQNDLIQLIQYTPTTDTVYKRPLLFVPPWINKYYILDLQPRNSMIKYMVDQGHTVFVISWKNPTSDYADKTFADYMVEGPLAALDAIEQATGETDVNCVGYCLGGTLMGATLAYMAANNDARIKSITFFTAMLDFSEPGELEIFIDEEQLRNLERRMGSQGFLEGRAMATTMATLRANDLIWSFFINNYLKGDDPFPFDLLYWNQDCTNMPARMHTFYLRNMYQENRLREPGGIELDGVPIDLGKVDIPSCFVSAREDHIAPWKTCYQGVHLIGGRPRFILGGSGHIAGIINPPSREKYGYWVGDNTPGTAAEWLDSAEWAPGSWWPEWEQWLAGQASAKVAARQPGAGALPVIEDAPGAYVREHA
- a CDS encoding DeoR family transcriptional regulator, with product MHDLTPRQERIMERVRKDGFVAIDGLAEEYEVTPQTIRRDINQLCAAGLLRRHHGGAGLPSSVENVAYRARKVMQLDAKQGIARTLAAQVPDQASLFITLGTTNEEIAKALLHHDGLRIITNNLNVATILTNNPTFEIILAGGVVRPGDRGITGEATIDFMRQFRVDYGITGISGIDADGTLLDFDYREVRVVQAIMAQARQFWLAADYSKFGRSAMVELGHLRELDALFTDRQPPEAWLQQLRDAQVRIFTPDT
- a CDS encoding DUF2835 family protein, which encodes MATVDFTLNVSRDDMLAYYGGYSSQVVVCSDDGVWVQFPANRLRAFVNHDGVHGRFRLYYDESGRIERLDRL
- a CDS encoding class I SAM-dependent methyltransferase, translating into MTAFSNTPTDKQEQCYVTQEAAPGAGKTAAALARRWSLPLATAETPPGLRLTTGANGVSLTDSRPGSPGLIRVDFLEPRFLRRLQQAGAAREPLVRAVGARRGDRPRVLDATAGLGQDAAILAMVGCPVTLVERSPVLGALLEDGLARARLDPRTQAMASRMTLISADSGDYLARLEATDRPDVVYLDPMYPHRRTGGKSGKAMQHLQALLGPPDDAGPLLAPALAAAARRVVVKRQRRAPALGGTAPDFSVGGSSTRFDVYHRT
- a CDS encoding HDOD domain-containing protein — translated: MAQQDLERIEELPTLPRFVQDILKVVNDKDAPLPDVAAALAMDPGTSGRVVSAANAAFFTGYQPIYSVDDAAVRLGLNRVRVLATTTLLSAQFQSCSCPALNQGRFWRASMNVALCASKLGNYVPLETETAAGYLAGLLHNIGVLANAHVFPDAMQRALTADDRDDTRLAEREQRELGFDHYQSGSRLLASWDLPDPLVTVVAHHADPDYQGDWARLTDMVGACVDWYRAGYEDRPTRRILRGISEPKLNNIGMSCRREDEQLGTFAEEVAGAA